One window of Solwaraspora sp. WMMA2056 genomic DNA carries:
- a CDS encoding winged helix-turn-helix domain-containing protein gives MATPLYQQIADDIAEQIRAGVLKPGDRLPSTRQLMANYDVSETVIRFVMIQLKAQSLVYGQPGRGVYVRDPADGDESPRKHVSLRPVEDPESEQ, from the coding sequence ATGGCCACGCCGCTCTACCAGCAGATCGCCGACGACATTGCGGAGCAGATCCGCGCCGGGGTACTCAAGCCGGGTGACCGCCTGCCGTCGACCCGGCAGCTGATGGCGAACTACGACGTGAGCGAGACCGTCATCCGCTTCGTGATGATCCAGCTCAAGGCGCAGAGTCTCGTCTACGGACAGCCCGGACGTGGCGTCTACGTTCGTGACCCAGCCGATGGCGACGAAAGCCCGCGCAAGCACGTGTCGCTACGGCCCGTCGAGGACCCCGAATCGGAGCAGTGA
- a CDS encoding HNH endonuclease: MPDLRDYVDIQLGSAREQWRSIASRVPVPGKRQVDFLPVETLICLAVGLVVDRRRYGGGTADNAAEPIPTIARLFCRPNGSILAKMANLDGSLRNGAKHEVQVAAQLLAEPGQLGAVYRLLLAAARSVGIGPEALPDFLGLADDDGDLLLIGQRELDESDVAAAVRPAVDVWRASRADLDERTTERLLMAAVRVGQHRFASEVLRNHGHQCVFCGLSVSLPEKRAARMLVASHIKPWRACSNAERLDARNGLTACPTHDVAFDTGLLTVNGGLRIHVKPALVAAVETDPATRAAFGRPPLAERLLLPDGAQPPHTKYLAWHRQHIFEEATH; the protein is encoded by the coding sequence ATGCCTGACCTGCGAGATTACGTCGATATCCAGCTCGGCTCGGCGCGCGAGCAGTGGAGATCGATCGCCTCTCGCGTTCCGGTTCCCGGCAAGCGGCAAGTCGACTTCCTGCCGGTCGAGACTCTCATCTGCCTTGCCGTGGGCCTAGTTGTCGATCGTCGTCGGTATGGCGGCGGCACGGCAGACAACGCCGCCGAGCCCATACCGACGATCGCGCGGCTGTTCTGCCGGCCGAACGGAAGCATTCTGGCTAAGATGGCCAACCTCGATGGCAGTTTGCGTAACGGCGCCAAGCACGAGGTCCAGGTCGCTGCCCAGCTGCTCGCCGAGCCCGGACAGCTCGGCGCCGTCTATCGGCTCCTGCTCGCCGCCGCTCGCAGCGTCGGCATTGGGCCGGAGGCTTTGCCTGACTTTCTCGGCCTGGCCGACGACGACGGCGATCTGCTCCTGATCGGCCAGCGTGAGTTGGACGAGTCGGACGTCGCCGCCGCTGTTCGCCCGGCCGTGGATGTGTGGCGCGCTTCCCGGGCCGACCTGGACGAGCGGACCACGGAGCGTCTCCTGATGGCGGCCGTTCGCGTCGGCCAGCACCGGTTCGCCAGCGAAGTGCTGCGCAACCACGGGCATCAGTGCGTCTTCTGTGGCCTCTCGGTCTCGCTGCCGGAGAAGCGAGCGGCGCGGATGCTCGTCGCCAGTCACATCAAGCCGTGGCGGGCGTGCAGTAACGCCGAGCGGCTCGACGCGCGCAACGGGCTGACGGCCTGTCCGACGCACGATGTCGCGTTCGACACCGGGCTGTTGACCGTCAACGGTGGTTTGCGCATCCATGTCAAGCCCGCGCTCGTCGCAGCGGTCGAGACGGATCCGGCGACGCGAGCGGCCTTCGGGCGGCCACCGCTGGCCGAGCGGCTGCTGCTACCGGATGGCGCCCAGCCTCCGCACACCAAGTATCTGGCGTGGCATCGCCAGCACATCTTCGAGGAAGCGACGCACTGA
- a CDS encoding DivIVA domain-containing protein has product MRELWRRWRLRWQRRKMATTPPRDWPEGSGVYRVPAGRSRNQRPTAYRPIRPWQIRSHRFPTAPRRGGGRGLDPGEVAAFLERIAHDLGIVYAELDRTYEQNDRIKDALRRWQTSQALAAQTTMHLPAWTGTSATTRYAGQS; this is encoded by the coding sequence ATGCGAGAGCTCTGGCGACGCTGGCGACTGCGCTGGCAACGCCGCAAGATGGCCACCACCCCGCCACGTGACTGGCCGGAGGGCAGCGGCGTCTACCGCGTACCCGCTGGTCGCAGCCGCAACCAGCGACCCACCGCGTACCGGCCGATCCGCCCTTGGCAGATCCGCAGCCACCGCTTCCCGACGGCCCCCCGGCGCGGCGGCGGCCGGGGCCTCGACCCCGGCGAAGTCGCCGCCTTCCTCGAACGGATCGCCCACGACCTCGGCATCGTCTACGCCGAACTCGACCGCACCTACGAACAGAACGACCGCATCAAGGACGCGCTCCGTCGCTGGCAGACCAGCCAGGCCCTCGCCGCGCAGACCACCATGCACCTGCCCGCCTGGACCGGCACCAGCGCCACCACCCGGTACGCGGGGCAGTCGTGA
- a CDS encoding sigma-70 family RNA polymerase sigma factor has protein sequence MIEEAIVMVMARSAARRTKHRSTSVNKAHVEELRAILDQHEAEQARNLVGNFLNRYQISHHDVDALLNGLAGSPEEQAAGGEPDGPVAGVDLDLDDGPAVTVDVAEMSTDDDALDWMFADEPPLPAPRSASDVVGRALDDLLGDWERKGGQLTREEVSLVATHRKLTPEQRADLLDQLVEAGVQLPAVAAARPSRVLPEGYEFNGDGIRQYLRQVARYPLIGAAREVELWASIQQGLAAEERLKSADSAEAAPELMRSLQEQIAEGKRAHSELVCANLRLVVSIAKTRQDEVCGVEFLDRIQDGNLGLMHAANKFDGSKGFKFSTYATWWIRQAIERGIADRGRAIRIPVHVHEKMARVRRERLRLAALLGREPALSEICERTCYEPGLVQAALDLMRPLRSLDEMLGEEGDLRLSDLLAHGGERDCLADPADIVLHDIFRRDVTYTLPSALPDRDLEVIKRRFGFDDGDEETLEQIGVRLGLSRERIRQIEKKSMSKLRASGGIRDLRSYLIDDSRAVAATPAVGRWAS, from the coding sequence GTGATCGAGGAGGCAATCGTCATGGTGATGGCGCGGTCGGCAGCACGACGGACGAAGCATCGATCGACCAGCGTAAACAAGGCGCACGTTGAAGAGCTGCGTGCGATCCTCGACCAGCACGAAGCTGAACAAGCCCGCAATCTAGTGGGCAACTTCTTGAATCGCTACCAGATCAGCCACCACGACGTGGATGCACTTTTGAACGGGCTGGCCGGCAGCCCGGAGGAGCAGGCGGCCGGTGGAGAGCCGGACGGACCTGTTGCCGGCGTCGACCTTGATCTCGATGATGGCCCGGCAGTGACGGTCGACGTCGCCGAGATGTCGACCGACGACGACGCCTTGGATTGGATGTTCGCGGACGAGCCACCCCTGCCAGCTCCGCGATCAGCCAGCGACGTCGTCGGGCGCGCGCTCGACGATCTCCTGGGAGACTGGGAGAGGAAGGGCGGGCAGCTGACGCGCGAAGAAGTGTCGCTCGTCGCCACGCACCGGAAGCTGACTCCGGAGCAGCGCGCCGACCTGCTGGACCAGCTCGTCGAGGCAGGCGTCCAATTGCCAGCCGTCGCAGCCGCCCGGCCGAGCCGAGTCCTACCGGAGGGCTACGAGTTCAACGGCGATGGCATCCGGCAGTACCTGCGTCAGGTCGCCCGCTACCCGCTCATCGGCGCAGCCCGGGAAGTGGAACTCTGGGCGTCGATCCAGCAGGGTTTGGCCGCCGAGGAGCGACTGAAGTCGGCAGACTCGGCCGAGGCGGCGCCCGAGCTGATGCGGAGCTTGCAGGAGCAGATCGCTGAAGGTAAGCGCGCGCACAGCGAGCTTGTCTGCGCCAACCTGCGCCTGGTCGTCTCCATCGCCAAGACGAGACAGGACGAAGTCTGCGGAGTCGAGTTCCTGGACCGGATACAGGATGGAAACCTCGGCCTCATGCACGCCGCGAACAAGTTCGACGGTTCGAAGGGATTCAAGTTCTCCACCTATGCGACGTGGTGGATCCGGCAGGCGATCGAGCGAGGCATCGCCGACCGAGGCAGGGCAATCAGAATTCCAGTGCATGTCCACGAGAAGATGGCAAGGGTTCGGAGGGAGAGGTTGAGGTTGGCTGCCTTGCTGGGCCGAGAGCCGGCGCTGTCGGAGATCTGCGAGCGCACCTGTTACGAGCCGGGCTTGGTGCAGGCGGCGCTTGACCTCATGCGGCCCCTGCGTAGTCTCGACGAGATGCTCGGCGAGGAAGGTGATCTGCGACTTTCTGACCTGCTCGCGCATGGAGGGGAGCGTGACTGCCTAGCCGATCCGGCCGATATAGTTTTGCATGATATTTTCCGCCGGGACGTGACCTATACTTTGCCGTCGGCGCTCCCTGATCGCGACCTGGAGGTCATCAAGCGGAGGTTTGGTTTTGATGACGGCGACGAGGAGACGCTAGAGCAAATCGGTGTCAGGCTCGGGCTATCTCGTGAACGTATTCGCCAGATCGAGAAGAAGTCAATGTCCAAGCTTCGCGCGAGCGGCGGAATCCGGGACCTCCGTTCCTATCTGATAGATGATTCCCGAGCGGTTGCGGCTACCCCTGCTGTGGGAAGGTGGGCTTCGTGA
- a CDS encoding helicase-related protein — protein sequence MTSSGVQSLEQACEAFVAWLDRRVIAAGRGDGLDRLEVAPSGTFWLGRLSCEDEVKDGLNDDRSERLDPCAIGIRLRPAGGPPWSMSVTVRARAWGKDEPKDPDPRGRWWRSDLVEEVVSVLVDGAGTEAGSKQLEDAFAAVGVPGLSAKVKVDVEDWHKQTELVVQLVNTSPIKAPGLADSHLFETQIEVRGLSTVPFQLEALPDSFRYDRQVPAYGVNVGVEVLAPDVFRTTDTVTVQTFRPTYWNGADAPPDLSFATLAADPIPQLTALVEALAAYDEAHWSPSVLDARQAAEGWTPAMRAEANRSAGEVFGELDRLRTGLELLRARPELCRAFQLMNKAIARSARGYDTWRPFQIGFLLATVRFLVERDEEAEYVDTVWFATGGGKTETYLGLLLTAAFFDRLTGKTMGVTAWSRFPLRLLSLQQTQRFADALAGAEMVRQEENVGGTPFSLGFLVGQAGTPNKVVPKAEKDEITPDSPGMPDKYQVLLHCPFCRAEKLTMRFDRKRWMLEHRCTNPDCTNGSRPLPMYVVDQEVFRFLPTVVVGTLDKAASIGMQQAMRGLVGPPQKVCSVPWHGFTYAQRSSSPNGCLVPDCQGGPALRDLPMDGERFGPSLRLQDELHLLRDSLGAVDSHYESLLDHLQQRLCGSRAKIVASSATLTGYEHQVDVLYRRRGRVFPQPGPRAGESFWTMPTDEPLRRFVAVAPRGVTLEHVSDRTLDTLQRCIRELKDEPARVCADAGIDLQHVEKLVSLYGTDVVYGTTLYDVEAAGRSLGSNNTVSGINVEQLTGQTDFDEVRAILDRLDHPEPNFDDRIHVIAASSMLSHGVDVDRLNTMVMLGLPLTTAEFIQTTARVGRRHPGLVYVLHKIGRERDAQTFRHFGPYVRQGDRFVDAIPITRRSRRVLDLTIPGVVGARTLMIREPASKQRLSTPANLRGYARDSGMSPAGEAAEIAALLGFDDVTDPLHCEQIAQWMREWFADLDDPSTRARFTSELGPRQPMRSLRDVEASAPIHEDRRS from the coding sequence GTGACCAGCTCAGGAGTTCAGAGCTTGGAGCAGGCGTGCGAGGCGTTCGTTGCCTGGCTCGACCGCCGGGTGATCGCGGCAGGCCGTGGGGACGGCCTGGACCGCTTGGAGGTCGCTCCGTCGGGCACCTTCTGGCTGGGGCGGCTGTCCTGCGAGGACGAGGTCAAGGACGGACTCAACGACGACCGTTCGGAGCGGCTGGATCCGTGTGCGATCGGGATCAGACTGCGTCCGGCAGGCGGGCCGCCATGGTCGATGTCCGTCACGGTGCGGGCACGCGCCTGGGGCAAGGACGAGCCGAAGGACCCGGATCCGAGGGGCCGCTGGTGGCGCAGCGACCTGGTCGAAGAAGTCGTCTCGGTGTTGGTCGACGGCGCCGGTACAGAGGCCGGATCGAAACAGCTCGAGGATGCCTTCGCCGCCGTCGGCGTGCCCGGTCTGTCGGCGAAGGTCAAGGTCGACGTCGAGGACTGGCACAAGCAGACCGAGTTGGTCGTGCAGCTGGTCAACACCAGCCCGATCAAGGCGCCCGGCTTGGCCGACTCTCATCTGTTCGAGACACAGATCGAAGTGCGCGGCTTGTCGACCGTGCCGTTTCAGTTGGAGGCGCTGCCCGACAGCTTCCGCTACGACCGCCAGGTGCCTGCCTACGGCGTGAACGTCGGCGTCGAGGTGTTGGCGCCCGACGTCTTCCGTACGACCGACACGGTCACGGTGCAGACGTTTCGGCCGACGTACTGGAACGGCGCCGACGCGCCGCCGGACCTGTCGTTCGCGACGCTGGCGGCCGATCCGATCCCGCAGCTGACCGCGCTCGTGGAGGCGCTGGCGGCTTACGACGAGGCGCACTGGTCGCCGTCGGTGCTCGACGCCCGGCAGGCGGCCGAAGGCTGGACCCCGGCGATGCGGGCGGAGGCGAATCGCTCGGCCGGGGAGGTCTTCGGTGAGCTGGATCGTCTCCGCACCGGGCTCGAGCTGCTGCGCGCCCGACCGGAGCTGTGCCGTGCCTTCCAACTGATGAACAAGGCGATCGCCCGCAGCGCTCGTGGATACGACACGTGGCGGCCATTCCAGATCGGCTTCCTGCTGGCTACGGTTCGGTTCCTGGTCGAGCGGGACGAGGAAGCCGAGTACGTCGACACCGTCTGGTTCGCCACGGGTGGCGGCAAGACCGAGACGTACCTCGGTCTGCTGCTCACGGCGGCCTTCTTCGACCGGCTGACGGGCAAGACGATGGGTGTGACAGCCTGGTCGCGGTTCCCGCTGCGGTTGCTCAGCCTGCAGCAGACCCAGCGGTTCGCTGACGCGCTCGCCGGCGCCGAAATGGTCCGCCAGGAAGAGAACGTGGGAGGTACGCCGTTCAGCCTGGGCTTCCTCGTCGGTCAAGCGGGCACACCGAACAAGGTGGTCCCGAAGGCGGAGAAGGACGAGATCACTCCGGACAGCCCTGGTATGCCGGACAAGTACCAGGTCTTGCTGCACTGCCCGTTCTGTCGGGCGGAGAAGCTGACGATGCGGTTCGACCGCAAACGGTGGATGCTAGAACACCGCTGCACCAACCCCGACTGCACCAATGGCAGTCGTCCGCTTCCGATGTACGTGGTCGACCAAGAGGTGTTCCGCTTCCTGCCAACGGTTGTCGTGGGGACCTTGGACAAGGCTGCGTCCATCGGCATGCAGCAGGCGATGCGCGGGTTGGTGGGTCCGCCGCAGAAGGTGTGCTCGGTGCCCTGGCACGGGTTCACCTACGCCCAGCGATCCTCCTCGCCCAACGGGTGCCTGGTGCCGGACTGCCAAGGCGGGCCGGCTCTCAGGGACCTGCCGATGGACGGCGAGCGGTTCGGGCCGTCGCTGCGGCTGCAGGACGAGCTGCACCTGCTGCGTGACAGCCTTGGGGCGGTCGACTCCCATTACGAGAGCCTGCTGGATCATCTGCAGCAGAGGTTGTGCGGCTCTCGGGCGAAGATCGTCGCCAGTAGCGCGACGTTGACCGGCTACGAGCATCAGGTCGACGTGCTCTATCGCCGGCGCGGCCGCGTGTTTCCGCAGCCCGGTCCGCGTGCTGGCGAATCGTTCTGGACGATGCCGACCGACGAGCCGCTGCGGCGTTTCGTGGCGGTCGCGCCGCGCGGCGTCACGCTGGAGCACGTCAGCGACCGGACCTTGGACACACTGCAGCGCTGCATTCGCGAACTCAAGGACGAACCGGCAAGGGTTTGCGCGGACGCCGGGATCGACCTACAGCACGTCGAAAAGCTCGTGAGCCTGTACGGCACGGATGTCGTGTACGGCACCACTCTCTACGACGTGGAGGCCGCCGGGCGGAGCCTGGGCAGCAACAACACCGTGTCGGGCATCAACGTCGAGCAGCTCACCGGTCAGACCGACTTCGACGAGGTGCGAGCGATCCTCGATCGGCTGGATCACCCGGAGCCGAACTTCGACGACCGCATTCACGTGATCGCCGCCAGCTCGATGCTGTCGCACGGCGTCGACGTCGACCGGCTCAACACGATGGTGATGCTGGGGCTGCCGCTGACCACAGCCGAGTTCATCCAGACGACGGCCCGAGTCGGCCGCCGGCACCCCGGTTTGGTCTACGTGCTGCACAAGATCGGCCGGGAACGGGATGCCCAGACCTTCCGGCACTTCGGCCCCTACGTCCGACAGGGCGACCGTTTCGTCGACGCGATTCCGATCACGCGACGCAGCCGGCGAGTGCTGGATCTGACGATTCCGGGTGTCGTCGGTGCGCGAACGTTGATGATCCGCGAGCCGGCGAGCAAGCAGAGGCTCAGCACACCGGCGAACCTGCGCGGTTATGCCCGTGACTCCGGTATGTCACCCGCTGGCGAGGCCGCCGAGATCGCGGCGCTGCTCGGGTTCGACGACGTAACGGATCCGCTGCATTGTGAGCAGATCGCGCAGTGGATGAGAGAGTGGTTCGCAGACCTCGACGACCCGAGCACTCGGGCAAGGTTCACCAGTGAACTAGGTCCCCGGCAACCGATGAGGAGCCTCCGCGACGTCGAGGCCAGCGCACCGATCCACGAAGACAGGCGGTCGTGA
- a CDS encoding very short patch repair endonuclease translates to MGRKSPLPVPLDAATSARLRRQPRTSTKPELLLRRELHRRGLRFRIHDARLPGRPDVVFTRARLAVFVDGCFWHRCPEHGTLPRNNRDWWQAKLDRNVARDRAKDAALADLSWTVLHVWEHEATAAAADRVEAQWRRLLAVTPRAAGSAGSRPVRTTPPDRGTG, encoded by the coding sequence ATGGGCCGAAAGTCCCCCTTGCCCGTACCGCTCGATGCCGCCACGTCGGCCCGACTCCGCCGTCAACCCCGCACCTCCACCAAGCCCGAGCTGTTGTTGCGCCGCGAACTGCACCGCCGGGGGCTGCGCTTCCGCATCCACGACGCGCGGCTGCCGGGCCGGCCCGACGTGGTCTTCACCCGAGCGCGGCTGGCGGTCTTCGTCGACGGCTGCTTCTGGCACCGCTGCCCCGAACACGGCACCCTGCCGCGCAACAACCGGGACTGGTGGCAGGCGAAGCTGGACCGCAACGTCGCCCGCGACCGTGCGAAGGACGCGGCACTGGCCGACCTGAGCTGGACCGTGCTGCACGTGTGGGAACACGAGGCCACCGCAGCCGCCGCCGACCGGGTCGAAGCGCAGTGGCGGCGACTGCTGGCCGTCACTCCTCGGGCCGCCGGATCCGCAGGTAGCCGCCCTGTCCGAACAACACCCCCCGATCGAGGAACCGGTTGA
- a CDS encoding MGMT family protein has translation MTPQEYVEEVLALVERIPPGRVMSYGAIADALSELSGRTSARLVGTIMARHGGGVPWHRVVSSSGRLPPGHEERARALLRADGCPLRGDGVDMKAAAWYPRLDPQP, from the coding sequence GTGACCCCGCAGGAGTACGTCGAGGAAGTGCTCGCCCTCGTCGAACGCATCCCGCCCGGCCGGGTCATGTCGTACGGCGCGATCGCCGACGCGCTGTCTGAGCTTTCCGGGCGTACGTCCGCCCGGCTGGTCGGCACCATCATGGCCCGGCACGGCGGCGGGGTCCCGTGGCACCGGGTGGTGTCGTCGTCCGGCCGGCTGCCGCCCGGTCACGAGGAGCGGGCGCGGGCCCTGCTGCGCGCCGACGGCTGCCCGTTGCGCGGCGACGGCGTCGACATGAAAGCCGCCGCCTGGTACCCGAGGCTCGACCCTCAGCCGTAG
- a CDS encoding DUF559 domain-containing protein, which translates to MSRPAKVPRELSFEPFSGSRAVAAGLLTWRMLDGPAWRRLFRDVYVHADSYDPDDHRMWCIAATLRLPRGAAVYGLSAAYLWGVDLLPRRAGSRPTPVHVALPKTARPEPHERVSYVYRALERQDITTFTGVPLTTEVRTAFDLGRSLPRAEALGALDALLRHRATTREKLTAYVDAHPGRRKIKQLRELLMLAEPLSESPMESRLRLLPHDAGLPKPTPQYEVRTPAPGSTGSVGSASGGKFLARVDLAYPQWRIAIEYEGDHHRERATFRRDVHRFNALRAAGWLALRFTADDVLRRSEQLVRTVRQAIAERAD; encoded by the coding sequence ATGTCCCGCCCCGCCAAGGTCCCCCGCGAGTTGAGCTTCGAGCCGTTCTCCGGCAGCCGCGCTGTCGCCGCCGGCCTGCTCACCTGGCGGATGCTCGACGGACCCGCCTGGCGCCGACTGTTCCGCGACGTCTACGTCCACGCCGACTCGTACGATCCCGACGACCATCGCATGTGGTGCATCGCCGCCACTCTCCGCCTGCCCCGAGGTGCGGCCGTCTACGGCCTCAGCGCCGCGTACCTGTGGGGAGTCGATCTTCTCCCCCGGCGGGCCGGCAGCAGGCCGACGCCAGTGCACGTGGCGCTACCGAAGACAGCCCGTCCTGAACCGCACGAAAGGGTCAGCTACGTCTACCGGGCGCTCGAAAGGCAGGACATCACGACGTTCACCGGTGTGCCATTGACCACCGAGGTCCGGACCGCCTTCGACCTCGGCCGATCGCTGCCTCGCGCCGAAGCACTCGGCGCCCTCGACGCGCTCCTCCGACACCGGGCCACCACCCGGGAGAAGCTCACCGCGTACGTCGACGCCCACCCGGGGCGGAGGAAAATCAAGCAGCTGCGGGAGTTGCTGATGCTCGCCGAGCCGTTGAGCGAGTCACCGATGGAGAGCCGACTCCGTCTGCTACCGCACGACGCCGGCCTGCCGAAGCCCACCCCGCAGTACGAAGTACGCACACCAGCGCCGGGCTCAACCGGCTCAGTCGGCTCGGCAAGCGGCGGGAAGTTCCTCGCCCGAGTCGACCTTGCCTATCCGCAGTGGCGCATTGCCATCGAGTACGAAGGTGACCACCACCGGGAACGGGCCACTTTCCGGCGCGACGTACACCGATTCAACGCCCTGCGGGCCGCCGGCTGGCTGGCACTGCGCTTCACTGCCGACGACGTACTCCGGCGCAGCGAACAACTCGTCCGCACCGTACGACAGGCGATCGCCGAACGGGCCGACTGA
- a CDS encoding DNA cytosine methyltransferase → MAARPIKISAVDLFCGVGGLSYGLLKAGIHVAAGVDVDDSCDYPFRANIDAPFHRRDVREITADELAAMWPGKSVRVLAGCAPCQPFSSYRRGVDTSQEAQWPLVDEMLRLIAGTLPEIVTMENVPRIVSTAIFRKFVVGLRELGYSVDHSSCFCPAYGVPQRRRRMVLVASLLGPIAVPKGTVPSSEYVTVRQRIEGLTPVEHGQAAADDPLHKCRSLSDTNLKRIRQSKPGGTWEQWDEELRAPCHRKASGSTFRNVYARMAWDEPAPTITTLAYNYGAGRFGHPEQDRALTLREAAILQSFPEEYEFVAPDQPVQFAPLGRLIGNAVPPRLAEAVGTAIVDHVADHTKQKRSRPRAIVQQLPLPAV, encoded by the coding sequence ATGGCCGCCCGACCTATCAAGATCTCCGCTGTCGACCTGTTCTGCGGAGTCGGCGGGCTTTCGTACGGTCTCTTGAAGGCCGGCATCCACGTCGCCGCCGGGGTGGACGTCGACGACAGCTGCGACTACCCGTTCCGCGCGAACATCGATGCGCCGTTCCACCGCCGCGACGTCCGTGAGATCACCGCCGACGAGCTGGCCGCGATGTGGCCCGGTAAGTCCGTCCGGGTCCTCGCCGGGTGCGCGCCATGCCAGCCTTTCTCCTCGTACCGTCGTGGCGTCGACACCTCGCAGGAGGCCCAGTGGCCCCTCGTTGACGAGATGCTCCGCCTAATCGCGGGCACCCTGCCCGAGATCGTCACGATGGAGAACGTGCCACGGATCGTCAGCACCGCGATCTTCCGCAAGTTCGTAGTCGGGCTGCGTGAGCTCGGCTACTCGGTCGATCACTCGTCGTGCTTCTGCCCCGCGTACGGGGTGCCGCAGCGCCGGCGGCGCATGGTCCTGGTCGCCTCGTTGCTCGGCCCGATCGCGGTTCCGAAGGGCACGGTCCCTAGCTCGGAGTACGTCACTGTCCGCCAACGGATCGAGGGCCTCACTCCGGTCGAGCACGGGCAGGCCGCGGCCGACGACCCGCTGCACAAGTGCCGCAGTCTGAGCGACACGAACCTCAAGCGGATCAGGCAGTCCAAGCCGGGCGGTACGTGGGAGCAGTGGGACGAAGAGCTGCGTGCGCCCTGCCATCGCAAGGCGTCCGGGTCGACCTTCCGCAACGTGTACGCCCGGATGGCATGGGACGAGCCCGCGCCGACGATCACGACGCTCGCGTACAACTACGGCGCCGGCCGATTCGGGCACCCGGAGCAGGACCGGGCCCTCACGCTGCGGGAGGCCGCGATCTTGCAGAGCTTCCCGGAGGAGTACGAGTTCGTGGCCCCCGATCAGCCCGTCCAGTTCGCGCCGCTCGGCCGTCTGATCGGCAACGCCGTCCCGCCTCGGCTGGCGGAGGCCGTCGGGACGGCCATCGTCGACCACGTCGCGGATCACACGAAGCAGAAGCGGTCACGCCCCCGAGCGATCGTTCAGCAACTGCCGTTGCCGGCCGTCTGA